In one Lachnospiraceae bacterium GAM79 genomic region, the following are encoded:
- a CDS encoding ACT domain-containing protein, whose product MKKRIITVVGKDSIGITAKVCVYLAENSVNILDIAQTIVGGYFNMMMVVDIQESSKSTEIIANELKEIGDEIGVQIKVQHEKIFETMHRI is encoded by the coding sequence ATGAAAAAAAGAATTATTACAGTAGTTGGTAAAGACAGCATCGGAATCACAGCAAAGGTCTGTGTATACCTTGCAGAGAACAGTGTCAATATCCTTGATATTGCACAGACAATTGTAGGCGGGTACTTCAATATGATGATGGTCGTTGATATACAGGAATCTTCAAAGTCAACAGAAATTATCGCAAATGAGCTGAAAGAGATCGGTGATGAGATCGGTGTACAGATTAAGGTACAGCATGAGAAGATCTTTGAAACCATGCACAGAATCTAA